CCAAATTTTTCGTCCTTCCCGTCCGGTGAGTCCATTGATGGAGTTGCTATCTAGCTAGATTCGGTTCACTGGTTTTCTCATTCAATACTATATGACCCACAGCCACAAGCCAAAGGTACGTACTTCATCACATTCACATTGGTTGTACACTTGTACGGTTCGTGTTGCAGGAGCGTCTGGGAATTCAATGCATTAAAGCATTTTACTTAATTTGAAACGTTAGATTAGGTATGTCGacgcaatttttttatattttttattttctattatttactgaaatttattaaaattaatgaatttatatacgagtccttttatttttctaatgatGTTCAcagtttaattttgtaaattccaataatttttagtaaaatatacaTACTTATTTTGTTTCGTTTCATTTATTCActtaagaaaatattacataaacTAAAGAATGTAActataatttaactttttaatatgaCTTTCATTATATTCTCTCATTTATAATATGTGCATAAATTACACTATTTAAAGATAGGTAAGCTGagaatatgattaaaaaacaataatatttaaaattcaagtaGGCAAGTTGATGTTTTTTCAATGGgcaaataaagaaaattgataacataataaaatatgggttaaaataatctgttaaaaatgtgtatatttatcatgataaataaataaatttaatatcttttgaATAGTTTAAATTAGATATAAggtcatttatatttatatttatatttattgatattttttaaattattgaaatttaatttatagataaagataaaagaagataGATTGAAATACATAAAGAGGTAAGAAGATTAAGTATACAAATAAgagtaaaaaatgataatttgagATAATTGAGAGATATTTTTTACTAGTTACATATAAGTATGTGTGAAATGCTCATCCAGAGGAAAGAAGgtagagaatataaaaaaatgtctaattTAGAAAGTGAGGAGAGTAAGAGTTTTAGTCCAAATTATGTATTACAGTTTAAAATATAGaagtgagttttatttttttcaagtactatttcttaaatttttttctcaattttaaatctttatacatctaatcaaattaaaaatatcattcttttatatataaattaaactttcaAATTATAGTAAATTTACTCAATCCTAATTTATATttcgtttttaaattttaaatcttgacatattatattaataaagatgactatctctttaatttatacacatttaataaaatatgatatttattattattattattattattataacttttttgtttaaaattttgattgattatgTGTCagtcatttcatttcattttatttaatttgattattttatttgactTGATTAGATTATTTAAGtgatgattttaatatataagattaattaatatccaaacataaagtaaattttttaaatttacaagtGAACTTGACAGTGAAAAATGAGGTAAATTATGGAGAAATTTAATCAATGGGttgtaagaaaattatataagtgAATTTAATTCACACTTTAACTCAAAATATTAACGttaagtttatgattttttttttcttttatatgatatttaattttttcattcttattcaCCTTTCACGTGATAACTTTTCTCTTGAAGGGAGACTTATCATATAAAAGAGACTCACAtccattagaaataaaaatattaaatatcatataagtaaaattaagattcataaactaaaatcttaatattttagattaaagTATGAGAAGTTCCCTTATATAATTTGCTTATTTTCCATTGAAGTAAAAATATTGCCGGTGTGTAACCCCTATTGGCGGAAATTCCAAATtctatacatataaaatatatatttctctttttatacGGGTGCTTAACAAGTAAATCATAACTTTATTAAAGTTACTGCTACAAAAGTTAATTTTGAAGCTATACGATATAttctttctttccaaaaaaaattaattacaaataaaaacatgataaaaacaaccattgaagaaaacaTATACTGCAATGTGTGTAAGTGTTCGACGATATATAGGTTAAGATAAAATAGTCTCGTATTAATTGACTGATGTATGCGCTGGGTTAAGTGTTTGACATACAGTGtataagaattattttatactttatgctaaatataataaaattatgatagcAAGCTAGAAGCAGGCGTCTTTGTTTCACCACTTTTCAGTACACAGCAAGTTGATAGTATATAGCAGGTTGATGCATGCATGTCAATAATTGCCCTGCTTCACTTTCAGAACCAACAACAATCTTTTACTACCATTCAAAATGGTGAAGGAAATTGAGCTGGAGATCAAGAAGAACTCTTCGGTTATTAACTCTTTAGATAGACTGAATTAATATATACACGTTACTGCGCCAACTACCAACTTACTAGTAAGAGAAAAGTCCCTATTTCTCTTTCCTCTCCTCCTATATATAGAGGATATATTTCCCACTTGTTTTCTCATCCTTCATTTCCAAACATATCTCATTTATAGTTTACTATTGAAAGATGGGTTTGAAAATGGCAATACTGATCCTAGGCCTGCTGGCCATGTTCCTTTTGGTCTCCTCAGAGGTGGCATCCGCGAATTCAAAAGAGGGTACGTAACCTATACATCATTTTAATTGCCTTGtacttttatgaaaattttaaagataaaatactaGTAAATATTAATGTCTTTAAAAACACTCTCGTtaaagagtaaaaaatattatagaatgCAACAATATGTTCTCTCACTgcattgttttataaaaataacacttATTAATTTCTATACTAACAtccctaaaatatatatattactgttgtaacctttaaataaataaaaatgttacgAAACAAGAGCTTTCTAATCTTATTTATTCGATCATAATAGACTCCTCTTTCggtattttgtatattttttcaatGGAGTGTATATTTTGTTATCATCTAAAACTCTCACTTCAATTTTTCTGTTCACCTTATATCTTTTTCTatctttatatttctttttcttccaacCACCAATTATACttatcacttcaatttctttttcttccctcATAAAGTATATACATTCAACAggaaaactatatatattacttGATCCGGGATTATGATGATTCTAAACAACAGAATTTTCATGTAATTAACACATACATAAttgagttttattaaaaaaaataagaaattaaacagTTAGTTATGTATCACATATAAATTAATCGCGACCCAAATTAAATACGTGATGGTTTGACATCGTGTAATAATTTCAACATTCACAAAAATCATTGTTGAATGGTAAATGGTTTACTAATTATAATAACTCGGATTTGTTGTTATTAAAGTGACAAATGGAGTTGAAGATGCCAAATATCCTGGTGGAGGCTATGGTGGGGGTTACCCAGGCAATGGCGGTGGTGGCTATCCTGGCCGTGGTGGTGGCTACCCTGGTCGTGGTGGTGGCTATCCAGGTCGCGGTGGTGGTTACCCTGGTCGTGGTGGCGGCTATCCAGGCCGTGGAGGAGGGTATTGTCGCTATGGCTGTTGCGGTGGCCGGACATACAATGGAGGTTGTAGAAGGTGCTGCTACTACGCCGGTGAAGCTGTTGCTGCACAAACTCAGGATAAGACTCACAATTGAGACAATGCAGTTCTACGTAATGCTTAAGATGTTTCATGAATAAAATCTCGTGTCACGAGAGGCATGGATTCCCCGTGATCTTTCTTACCACTAGATCTATTTCGAATGTAGAAATAGTGTCTAATGTGTAATACGCCTTTAATTTGTACGTGCATGTGTGATCAGTTTAAGAGCAAATTAAAGTGATGAACATCATCTATTGTAGAAATTCTAATTTGTCTTAAATATCgtgatttttatttctaattggtcttttaatttataattatcatataCTT
The genomic region above belongs to Glycine max cultivar Williams 82 chromosome 14, Glycine_max_v4.0, whole genome shotgun sequence and contains:
- the LOC100860051 gene encoding uncharacterized protein LOC100860051 precursor codes for the protein MGLKMAILILGLLAMFLLVSSEVASANSKEVTNGVEDAKYPGGGYGGGYPGNGGGGYPGRGGGYPGRGGGYPGRGGGYPGRGGGYPGRGGGYCRYGCCGGRTYNGGCRRCCYYAGEAVAAQTQDKTHN